Proteins from one Buchnera aphidicola (Cinara laricifoliae) genomic window:
- the truA gene encoding tRNA pseudouridine(38-40) synthase TruA yields the protein MKFVFGLEYDGSMYFGWQRQKSILTIQGCLEWALSKIANYKVDIVCAGRTDRGVHAIMQIAHFSTHIVRSPTVWLNGMNALLPNNITVLWLKEISSDFNARFSALSRSYRYIILNRKTRSSFLTKYCLHVKNTLDIKKMQIGSKWIVGQHDFTSFRSSGCQSFSPNRTVISLIVYRVYNFIIIDITANSFLYHMVRNIVGCLIVVGLSKHNTLWIKQVLSSKDIKKNYSTVPSQGLYFLSVTYHKDYCIPTTSNLFKYMDLF from the coding sequence ATGAAGTTTGTTTTTGGTTTGGAATATGACGGGAGTATGTATTTTGGTTGGCAAAGACAAAAATCAATTTTAACAATACAAGGATGTTTGGAGTGGGCTTTATCTAAAATAGCTAATTATAAAGTAGATATAGTTTGTGCGGGTCGTACTGATAGAGGTGTACATGCGATTATGCAAATCGCTCATTTTAGTACTCATATTGTGCGTAGTCCTACAGTATGGTTGAACGGTATGAATGCGTTATTACCAAATAATATAACGGTATTATGGTTAAAAGAAATTTCATCTGATTTTAATGCAAGATTTTCAGCATTATCACGATCATATCGTTATATAATTTTAAATCGAAAGACACGATCTAGTTTTTTAACAAAATATTGTTTACATGTAAAAAATACATTAGATATTAAAAAGATGCAAATTGGTTCTAAATGGATAGTTGGTCAACATGATTTTACTTCGTTTAGAAGTAGTGGTTGTCAATCTTTTTCTCCTAATAGGACTGTAATTTCGTTAATAGTATATCGTGTATATAATTTTATTATTATTGATATTACAGCTAATTCTTTTTTATATCACATGGTAAGAAATATTGTAGGATGTTTAATCGTTGTAGGATTATCAAAACACAATACTTTATGGATAAAACAGGTATTATCTAGTAAAGATATTAAAAAAAATTATTCTACTGTACCGTCACAAGGATTATATTTTTTATCTGTTACATATCATAAAGATTATTGTATACCTACAACATCTAATTTATTTAAATATATGGATTTATTTTAA
- the secA gene encoding preprotein translocase subunit SecA, with amino-acid sequence MLGKIINKFFMSRNERILQNLNDLVIKINLLEKNLLKLSDNELKKKTNEFKLRLKYGDTIDSLLPEAFSVVREASKRVFGMRHFDVQILGGIILHRQCIAEMRTGEGKTLTATLPAYLNALLGNGVHIVTMNDYLAKRDANKNRILFEFLGLSVGINIAGISQEDKKIAYLADITYGTNHEYGFDYLRDNMVFCRTQKVQRKLYFALIDEVDSILIDEARTPLVVSGSIENSNTLYQKINSLVSFLIPKNKKNSNKISQLGDFYIDYKQRQIHLTETGLIKIEKLLVKYNFLLKKESLYLSKNIFFVHHMLLALKAHYIFLKNIDYIIQNRKIIIVDEHTGRVMSGRRWSDGLHQAIEAKEGLCIQNDNQTLAAITLQNYFRLYTKLSGMTGTAATEAFEFNSIYNLDTVVIPTNQPMIRSDMPDLIYLSEIDKINAVISDIRDCVIRKQPVLVGTVSIEKSEQISRLLKKINIPHNVLNAKKHAQEAEIISQAGEPSAVTIATNMAGRGTDIVLGGINDRSKNNKKYNFKKNSLFVKSWDEKNKLVVKSGGLHIIGTERHESRRIDNQLRGRSGRQGDPGSSRFYLSLDDSLIRLFASDNIINFIRTIGIKPGQSIKHPWLSIAIESAQKKIENQNFDTRKQLLEYDNIVNEQRAVIYNERDKLINQSNIHDHVLSILKDRIYFCIKQYVSGGKISIDSFLALEKELKNNFYYIKPKNKFLAHDTSLYKNVDKLIELIVATIQFNYNKQITSIAHKYSYMIEKSVVLQILDIFWIEHLNSVDFLRHSIHLRGYAQQDPQQEYKRESFFMFQTMLEGIKNNVIKNLINIFYIDFERKKNTYINLIDQKDYNSFHIFIMKSIDIK; translated from the coding sequence ATGTTAGGTAAAATAATTAATAAATTTTTTATGAGCCGTAATGAACGTATTTTGCAAAATTTAAATGATCTTGTAATTAAAATTAATTTATTAGAAAAAAATCTGTTAAAATTATCAGATAACGAACTAAAAAAAAAAACAAATGAATTTAAATTACGATTAAAATATGGTGATACGATTGATTCATTACTTCCAGAAGCTTTTTCTGTGGTTCGTGAAGCTAGTAAAAGAGTTTTTGGTATGCGTCATTTTGATGTACAAATTTTAGGAGGAATTATTTTACATCGACAATGTATTGCCGAAATGCGTACTGGTGAAGGAAAAACATTGACAGCTACGTTACCAGCATATTTAAATGCATTACTTGGTAATGGTGTTCATATCGTGACTATGAATGATTATCTTGCTAAAAGAGATGCTAATAAAAATCGTATTTTATTTGAATTTTTAGGTTTAAGTGTTGGGATAAATATTGCTGGTATTTCTCAAGAAGATAAAAAAATAGCATATTTAGCAGATATTACATATGGTACTAATCATGAATATGGTTTTGATTATTTACGAGATAATATGGTTTTTTGTCGAACTCAAAAAGTACAAAGAAAATTATATTTCGCTTTGATTGATGAAGTTGATTCTATTTTAATCGATGAAGCTCGAACACCCTTGGTAGTTTCAGGATCTATAGAAAATAGTAATACTTTATATCAAAAAATAAATTCTTTAGTTTCTTTTTTAATTCCAAAAAATAAAAAAAATAGTAATAAAATATCTCAATTAGGTGATTTTTATATTGATTATAAACAACGTCAAATTCACTTAACTGAAACAGGATTGATAAAAATAGAAAAATTATTAGTAAAATACAATTTTTTATTAAAAAAAGAATCATTATATTTATCTAAAAATATTTTTTTCGTTCATCATATGCTTTTAGCGTTGAAAGCACATTATATTTTTTTGAAAAATATAGATTATATTATACAAAATAGAAAAATAATTATTGTTGATGAACATACCGGAAGAGTTATGTCTGGAAGAAGGTGGTCAGATGGATTACATCAAGCTATAGAAGCTAAAGAAGGTCTTTGTATACAAAATGATAATCAAACCTTAGCAGCTATCACTTTACAAAATTATTTTCGTTTGTATACTAAATTATCGGGTATGACAGGTACAGCTGCAACAGAAGCGTTTGAATTTAATTCTATTTATAATTTAGATACAGTTGTTATTCCGACTAATCAACCTATGATTCGTAGTGATATGCCTGATTTAATATATTTATCTGAAATTGATAAGATCAATGCTGTTATATCAGATATACGAGATTGTGTAATTCGTAAACAACCGGTATTAGTTGGGACAGTTTCTATTGAAAAATCTGAACAAATTTCTAGACTTTTAAAAAAAATAAATATTCCACATAATGTCTTAAATGCTAAAAAGCATGCTCAAGAAGCTGAAATTATATCTCAAGCAGGAGAACCATCGGCCGTTACTATCGCAACTAATATGGCAGGTAGAGGTACAGATATTGTTTTAGGAGGTATTAATGATCGATCTAAAAATAATAAAAAATATAATTTTAAAAAAAATAGTTTGTTTGTAAAATCTTGGGATGAAAAAAACAAATTAGTAGTTAAATCAGGTGGTTTGCATATTATTGGTACAGAAAGACATGAATCACGTAGAATTGATAATCAGTTACGCGGAAGATCTGGTCGGCAAGGAGATCCTGGTTCATCTAGATTTTATTTGTCATTAGATGATTCGTTAATACGTCTTTTTGCTTCAGATAATATTATTAATTTTATAAGAACTATTGGAATAAAACCAGGTCAATCAATTAAGCATCCTTGGTTAAGTATAGCTATTGAAAGTGCTCAAAAAAAAATAGAAAACCAAAATTTTGATACAAGAAAACAATTATTAGAATATGATAATATTGTTAACGAACAGCGTGCAGTCATATATAATGAACGAGATAAATTAATTAATCAATCTAATATTCATGATCATGTTTTATCTATTTTAAAAGATCGTATTTATTTTTGCATTAAACAGTATGTGTCAGGAGGCAAGATAAGCATAGATAGTTTTTTGGCTTTAGAAAAAGAGTTAAAAAATAATTTTTATTATATAAAACCAAAAAATAAATTTTTAGCACATGATACTAGTTTATATAAAAATGTAGATAAATTGATTGAGTTAATTGTTGCTACAATACAATTTAATTATAATAAACAGATTACATCAATTGCACATAAATATTCTTATATGATTGAAAAATCGGTAGTATTACAAATACTAGATATTTTTTGGATAGAACATTTAAATTCGGTAGATTTTTTACGACATAGTATTCATTTAAGAGGTTATGCGCAACAAGATCCGCAACAAGAATATAAACGAGAATCATTTTTTATGTTTCAAACAATGTTAGAGGGAATAAAAAATAATGTAATTAAAAATTTAATAAATATTTTTTATATAGATTTTGAACGAAAAAAAAATACATATATTAATTTAATTGATCAAAAAGATTATAATTCATTTCATATTTTTATTATGAAATCTATTGATATTAAATAA
- the aceE gene encoding pyruvate dehydrogenase (acetyl-transferring), homodimeric type, with protein MSKNIFQDIDPIETSEWIDSIAAVIKRYGSKRAHFLIDKILNSNLLRNNYIHKNDISNFINTIHVSDEPQYPGNIKLEKKICSVVQWNAIMMVLRASRKNLDLGGHISSFQSSAMIYEVCFNHFFRASNKDDGGDLVYFQGHISPGIYSRAFLENRLTEEQMDNFRQETNGIGLSSYPHPKLMPNFWQFPTVSMGLSAISAIYQAKFLKYLNNRGLKDTSQQNVYVFLGDGEMDEPESKGAITIAAREKLDNLIFVVNCNLQRLDGPVNGNGKIINELNNFFLGAGWHVIKVIWGSSWDDLLEKDISGYLQKLMNETIDGDYQTFRSQDGAYIRKHFFNKYTETKKLVENMTDDDIWRLRRGGHDFKKLYSAFYSAKLVKDKPVVILIHTVKGYGLGKIAEGKNIAHQVKNLEIKDIQYLQNQLKIKLDMDSLQKLSYIKFSPDSLEFKYMHHQRKKLKGYIPTRLMNFSEILKIPTLKDFQSLLDKQIRPISTTIAFVRILNLLLKNIYLKDRIVPIVADEARTFGMEGLFRKIGIYNHKGQQYTPADRDQIFYYKEDCKGQILQEGINELGAGSSWLAAATSYSTNNFPMIPFYIYYSMFGFQRIGDLLWSCGDQQARGFLIGATSGRSTLNGEGLQHADGHSHVLSSTIPNCISYDPTYSYELAVIIQSGLERMYGNKQENVFFYITTLNESYKMPNMSNNMIEGICKGIYKLNTYHGNQGHVQLLGSGSILCCVKKAAKFLLSEYQIGSDIYSVTSFTELARNGQDCMRWNMLNPMKKKKQPYITSVMNKSPVVAATDYMKIFAEQIRAYIPSNIFRVLGSDGYGRSDSREKLRNFFEINTSYIVSAALDALIEQGQINASVLVNALKKLNIISNKPNPRLA; from the coding sequence ATGTCAAAAAATATTTTTCAAGATATTGATCCAATTGAAACATCTGAATGGATAGATTCTATTGCTGCAGTAATCAAAAGATATGGTTCAAAAAGAGCTCATTTTTTAATAGATAAAATATTAAATTCAAATTTATTACGAAATAATTATATACATAAAAATGATATTTCAAATTTTATCAATACCATTCATGTTAGTGATGAACCTCAATATCCCGGAAATATTAAGTTGGAAAAAAAAATTTGTTCAGTAGTTCAATGGAATGCTATTATGATGGTTTTACGGGCTTCCAGAAAAAATTTAGATTTAGGGGGGCATATTTCTTCATTTCAATCTTCTGCTATGATTTATGAAGTTTGTTTTAATCATTTTTTTCGTGCTTCTAATAAAGATGATGGTGGTGATTTGGTTTATTTTCAAGGACATATATCTCCTGGTATTTACTCTAGAGCTTTTTTGGAAAATCGTTTAACAGAAGAACAAATGGATAATTTTAGACAAGAAACTAATGGAATAGGATTATCCTCATATCCTCATCCAAAATTAATGCCTAATTTTTGGCAGTTTCCTACAGTATCTATGGGTTTAAGTGCTATTTCAGCAATTTATCAAGCAAAATTTTTAAAATATTTGAATAATAGGGGTTTAAAGGATACTTCTCAACAAAATGTATATGTTTTTTTAGGTGACGGTGAAATGGATGAACCTGAATCAAAAGGTGCTATTACAATAGCAGCGCGAGAAAAATTAGATAATTTAATATTTGTTGTTAATTGTAACTTACAAAGATTAGATGGGCCTGTAAATGGTAATGGAAAAATCATTAATGAATTAAATAATTTTTTTTTAGGAGCTGGGTGGCATGTAATTAAAGTTATTTGGGGTAGTTCTTGGGATGATTTATTAGAAAAAGATATTTCAGGATATTTACAAAAATTAATGAATGAAACTATAGATGGTGATTATCAAACATTTAGATCACAAGATGGTGCTTATATTCGAAAACATTTTTTTAATAAGTATACAGAAACAAAAAAGTTAGTAGAAAATATGACTGATGATGATATATGGAGATTAAGACGAGGAGGACATGATTTTAAAAAATTATATTCTGCTTTTTATTCTGCCAAATTGGTTAAAGATAAACCGGTAGTTATATTAATTCATACAGTTAAAGGTTATGGATTAGGAAAGATTGCTGAAGGTAAAAATATTGCTCATCAGGTTAAAAATTTAGAAATAAAAGATATTCAATATTTACAAAATCAGTTAAAAATAAAATTAGATATGGATTCTTTACAAAAACTATCTTATATAAAATTTTCTCCTGATTCTTTAGAATTTAAGTATATGCATCATCAAAGGAAAAAATTAAAAGGTTACATACCTACACGTTTAATGAATTTTTCTGAAATATTAAAAATTCCTACTTTAAAAGATTTTCAGTCTTTATTAGATAAACAAATTAGACCTATTTCTACGACTATAGCTTTTGTACGGATTTTAAATTTATTGTTAAAAAATATTTATTTAAAGGATAGAATTGTACCAATCGTAGCTGATGAAGCACGTACGTTTGGAATGGAAGGTTTATTTCGTAAAATAGGTATTTATAACCATAAAGGACAACAATACACTCCAGCGGATAGAGATCAAATATTTTATTATAAGGAAGATTGTAAAGGTCAAATTTTACAAGAAGGTATAAATGAATTAGGCGCTGGTTCTTCTTGGTTAGCAGCAGCAACGTCTTATAGTACAAATAATTTCCCAATGATACCATTTTATATTTATTATTCTATGTTTGGTTTTCAAAGAATAGGAGATTTATTATGGTCTTGTGGAGATCAACAAGCAAGAGGATTTTTGATTGGCGCTACATCAGGAAGAAGTACCTTAAATGGAGAAGGTTTACAACATGCTGATGGACATAGTCATGTTTTATCTTCAACTATACCAAATTGTATTTCTTATGATCCTACGTATAGTTATGAATTAGCAGTAATTATACAATCTGGTTTAGAACGTATGTATGGAAATAAACAAGAGAATGTTTTTTTTTATATAACAACTTTGAATGAAAGTTATAAAATGCCAAATATGTCTAATAATATGATAGAAGGTATTTGTAAAGGTATATATAAATTAAATACATATCATGGTAATCAAGGACATGTTCAATTACTAGGATCAGGTTCTATTTTATGTTGCGTCAAAAAAGCAGCTAAATTTTTATTATCTGAATACCAAATTGGTTCTGATATTTATAGTGTTACATCTTTTACAGAATTAGCTCGTAATGGTCAAGATTGTATGCGATGGAATATGTTAAATCCAATGAAAAAAAAGAAACAACCATATATTACTTCTGTTATGAATAAATCGCCTGTTGTAGCGGCTACTGATTATATGAAAATTTTTGCAGAACAGATTCGAGCATATATACCATCTAATATATTTCGTGTTTTAGGTTCAGATGGTTATGGAAGATCAGATAGTCGTGAAAAATTACGTAATTTTTTTGAAATAAATACATCTTATATTGTTAGTGCGGCTTTAGATGCATTAATTGAACAAGGACAAATAAATGCCAGTGTACTTGTTAATGCTTTAAAAAAATTAAATATTATTTCCAATAAACCGAATCCGCGTTTAGCATAA
- a CDS encoding 2-oxo acid dehydrogenase subunit E2: MNVEVFMPDIGVESVEIIEILVQIGDEIKKEDSLISVESHKSVLEIPSPISGIVKKICIKVGDKLSVNTLIMVLKNIDQNKYSKKNNINNHYVNSSDQLNVTNVLDDKDNNISVIEDIYASPKVRRIARLLKINLSKLTGSGPKGRITCEDVKKYSIQVSNNSYLHHNKNSNFKNDHITHINDDEEHQLLTNIQCISGNRLLNNWKNIPHVTQFDEADITDLEDFRKLYNSRNLNNKSVQKISMLSFLVKSVVHALLQYPRFNSILHSSKNSIVLKKNINIGIAVDTKEGLLVPVLKNLKDKNISEISYEIFNLVQKAKNNQLNISDMNNGSFTISSLGGIGGTGFTPIINAPEACILGVSKATIKPIWNIKKFYPRLILPFSLSYDHRIIDGADGVRFTNFLGQLLSDIRTLLV; this comes from the coding sequence GTGAACGTAGAAGTTTTTATGCCAGATATTGGGGTAGAAAGTGTAGAGATAATTGAAATTTTAGTACAAATAGGAGATGAAATAAAAAAAGAAGATAGTCTTATTTCGGTAGAAAGTCATAAATCTGTATTAGAAATACCTTCTCCGATTTCTGGAATTGTTAAAAAAATTTGTATTAAAGTAGGAGATAAATTATCGGTTAATACATTAATTATGGTTTTAAAAAATATTGATCAAAATAAATATTCCAAAAAAAATAATATAAATAATCATTATGTAAATTCTTCAGATCAATTAAATGTTACGAATGTATTGGATGATAAAGATAATAACATTAGTGTTATTGAGGATATTTATGCATCTCCTAAAGTACGACGTATTGCTAGACTATTAAAGATAAATTTATCAAAATTAACAGGAAGTGGTCCTAAAGGTCGAATTACTTGTGAAGATGTGAAAAAGTATAGTATTCAAGTATCTAATAATTCATATTTACATCATAATAAGAACAGTAATTTTAAAAATGATCATATAACGCATATTAATGATGATGAAGAACATCAATTATTAACTAATATTCAATGTATCTCCGGTAATCGATTATTGAATAATTGGAAAAATATTCCACATGTTACTCAGTTTGATGAGGCAGATATTACTGACTTAGAAGATTTTCGAAAATTATATAATTCTCGTAATTTAAATAATAAAAGCGTTCAAAAAATTTCGATGTTATCATTTTTAGTTAAATCAGTTGTACATGCTTTATTGCAATATCCACGATTTAATAGTATTTTACATTCTAGTAAAAACAGTATTGTTTTAAAAAAAAATATTAATATTGGAATTGCTGTAGATACTAAAGAAGGATTACTAGTACCTGTTTTAAAAAATTTGAAAGATAAGAATATTAGTGAAATTTCATATGAAATTTTTAACTTAGTTCAAAAAGCAAAAAATAATCAATTAAATATTTCTGATATGAATAATGGAAGTTTTACTATTTCTAGTCTAGGAGGGATCGGTGGAACTGGTTTTACACCTATAATTAATGCCCCTGAAGCTTGTATATTAGGAGTGTCAAAAGCTACAATAAAACCTATTTGGAATATAAAAAAGTTTTATCCTCGTTTAATTCTTCCATTTTCTTTATCGTATGATCATCGTATAATTGATGGTGCTGATGGAGTACGTTTCACGAATTTTTTAGGTCAGTTATTATCTGATATTAGAACTTTATTGGTATAA
- the lpdA gene encoding dihydrolipoyl dehydrogenase: protein MKKHINVNVVVIGGGPAGYSAAFRCSDLGLSALIVEKYGVLGGTCLNVGCIPSKSLLYLTNLIKEIKEFSKYNINIGNSNQLDMSQIMNWKNNIICKLNRGLSDIAKYRKVDILQGTAIFLNQNLLEVTYKDIVYNIHFDNAIIATGSVPVSLPDALSDQDSRIWSSTDALNCTVIPKNLLIIGAGIIGLEMATIYSSLGSQVDIIDSSTRFFPSIDKDISDMFIQYTKNDFSVYLNTSVVNLIPDLNGIILKTQNDSDFLKNKLYDNVLISIGRTANTNGLNLSSIGVELNSLGFIKVNSQMCTNISNIFAVGDVVGVPMLAHKGIHEAHIAAEVISGKNHFFEPKVIPCVAYCDPEIAWTGIMEEHAKLKGINYRSVIMPWKFSGKAISSNCSENGITKLIVDTDNNRIIGGIIVGRHAGELLSEINLSIEMGCDIEDIALTVHSHPSLSESINISAQLFNGTATDIINKI from the coding sequence ATGAAAAAACATATTAATGTCAATGTAGTAGTAATTGGTGGTGGACCAGCAGGGTATTCTGCAGCTTTTAGATGTTCTGATTTAGGATTATCTGCTTTAATTGTAGAAAAATATGGTGTTTTAGGCGGTACTTGTTTAAATGTTGGTTGTATTCCATCAAAATCATTATTATATTTAACCAATTTAATTAAAGAAATAAAAGAATTTTCTAAGTATAATATTAATATCGGTAATTCTAATCAGTTAGATATGTCTCAGATTATGAATTGGAAAAATAATATTATTTGTAAATTAAATCGTGGATTAAGTGATATAGCTAAATATAGAAAAGTAGATATATTACAAGGAACGGCTATATTTCTAAATCAAAACTTATTAGAGGTTACATACAAAGATATTGTTTATAACATTCATTTTGATAATGCTATTATTGCTACTGGATCTGTACCAGTATCATTACCAGATGCATTATCTGATCAAGATAGCCGTATTTGGAGTTCCACCGATGCATTAAATTGTACTGTAATTCCTAAAAATTTATTAATCATCGGTGCTGGTATTATTGGATTGGAAATGGCTACTATATATAGTTCTTTAGGTTCTCAAGTAGATATTATAGATAGTTCTACTAGATTTTTTCCATCCATTGATAAGGATATTAGTGATATGTTTATTCAGTATACAAAAAATGATTTTAGTGTTTATTTAAATACATCGGTAGTTAATTTGATACCTGATCTTAATGGAATAATTTTAAAAACACAAAACGATAGTGATTTTTTAAAAAATAAATTATATGATAATGTGTTGATTTCTATTGGTAGAACCGCTAATACGAATGGTTTAAATTTATCTTCTATTGGAGTCGAATTAAATTCTTTGGGTTTTATTAAAGTTAATAGTCAAATGTGTACTAATATATCAAATATTTTTGCTGTTGGTGATGTAGTAGGTGTACCGATGTTAGCTCATAAAGGAATACATGAAGCACATATAGCGGCTGAAGTTATTTCTGGTAAAAATCATTTTTTTGAACCTAAAGTAATTCCATGTGTTGCATATTGTGATCCGGAAATTGCCTGGACTGGTATTATGGAAGAACATGCTAAATTAAAAGGAATTAATTATCGATCAGTAATTATGCCCTGGAAATTTTCTGGTAAAGCAATAAGTTCTAATTGTTCAGAAAACGGTATTACTAAATTAATTGTTGATACTGATAACAATAGAATTATTGGTGGTATTATTGTCGGGAGACATGCAGGAGAATTATTATCAGAAATTAATTTATCTATTGAAATGGGATGTGATATAGAAGATATAGCATTAACCGTTCATTCCCATCCTTCTTTATCTGAATCAATAAATATATCAGCTCAGTTATTTAACGGTACTGCTACAGACATAATAAATAAGATATAA
- the erpA gene encoding iron-sulfur cluster insertion protein ErpA — protein sequence MNISVFPFNVTINAIDKIKQLVIKKKNLQLKLRIYITGGGCGGFQYGFKLEKYINKDDIYIQQSGIEIIIDPISSQYLIGGKIDYKENLEGSKFIVINPNAQTTCGCGLSFSI from the coding sequence ATGAATATATCAGTATTTCCATTTAATGTTACCATTAATGCAATTGATAAAATCAAACAACTCGTAATTAAAAAAAAAAATTTACAATTAAAATTACGTATATATATAACAGGAGGCGGGTGCGGAGGTTTTCAATATGGTTTTAAATTAGAAAAATATATCAATAAAGACGATATTTATATTCAACAATCTGGTATTGAAATTATTATTGATCCAATTAGTTCTCAATATTTAATAGGAGGAAAAATAGATTACAAAGAAAATTTAGAAGGTTCTAAATTTATAGTAATTAATCCAAATGCTCAAACAACATGTGGCTGCGGATTATCATTTAGCATATAA
- the ftsZ gene encoding cell division protein FtsZ: MFEPSELSNDAVIKVIGVGGGGSNAVEHMVREKIEGVEFFAINTDAQALRKIAVGQTIQIGNTITKGLGAGANPDVGKDSAEEDKETLKSALYGADMVFIAAGMGGGTGTGAAPVVAEVAKELGILTVAVVTKPFSFEGKKRMNFAEQGLNELSKYVDSLITIPNDKLLKVLTRGISLLDAFGAANDVLKGAVQGIAELITRPGLMNVDFADVRTVMSEMGYAMMGTGSASGENRAEEASEIAISSPLLEDIDLSGARGVLVNITAGFDLRLDEFETVGNTIRAFSSDNATVVIGTSLDPQMDHSLRVTVVATGIGMEQRPENSFMRNKSSNRLLSDYRSQTLRGHKIINNTKNIQKDTHNTLTQTKKYEKNFLDIPAFLRRKK; this comes from the coding sequence ATGTTTGAACCGTCTGAATTAAGCAATGATGCAGTTATTAAAGTTATTGGTGTTGGCGGAGGAGGTAGTAATGCTGTTGAACATATGGTTCGTGAAAAAATAGAAGGAGTTGAATTTTTTGCTATTAATACAGATGCACAAGCATTAAGAAAAATAGCTGTTGGGCAAACAATACAAATCGGTAATACTATAACTAAAGGACTAGGCGCTGGAGCCAATCCTGATGTAGGAAAAGATTCCGCTGAAGAAGATAAAGAAACGTTAAAATCAGCATTATATGGAGCTGATATGGTCTTTATAGCCGCAGGAATGGGAGGCGGAACAGGTACTGGAGCAGCACCAGTAGTTGCAGAAGTTGCTAAAGAATTAGGGATTCTAACTGTTGCAGTAGTTACCAAGCCTTTTAGTTTTGAAGGAAAAAAACGAATGAATTTTGCAGAACAAGGATTGAATGAATTATCTAAATACGTTGATTCATTAATCACTATTCCTAATGATAAATTACTAAAAGTATTAACGCGCGGTATATCATTATTAGATGCATTTGGAGCAGCTAATGATGTTTTAAAAGGTGCGGTACAAGGAATCGCAGAACTAATTACACGACCAGGATTAATGAATGTAGATTTTGCAGACGTAAGAACTGTAATGTCAGAAATGGGGTATGCTATGATGGGAACAGGATCAGCATCAGGTGAAAATAGAGCTGAAGAAGCATCTGAAATTGCGATTTCTAGTCCATTACTAGAAGATATTGATTTATCCGGAGCTCGAGGAGTCTTAGTAAATATTACTGCTGGTTTTGATTTAAGATTAGATGAATTTGAGACCGTCGGAAATACTATACGTGCATTTTCTTCTGATAATGCCACAGTTGTAATTGGTACATCATTAGATCCACAAATGGATCATTCATTAAGAGTAACTGTAGTTGCAACAGGAATTGGTATGGAACAAAGACCTGAAAATTCTTTTATGAGAAATAAATCATCTAACAGATTATTATCAGATTATAGAAGTCAAACATTACGAGGACATAAAATCATAAACAATACTAAAAATATACAAAAAGATACACATAATACACTCACACAAACAAAAAAATATGAAAAAAATTTTTTAGATATTCCAGCTTTTTTAAGAAGAAAAAAATAA